The following are encoded together in the Daucus carota subsp. sativus chromosome 5, DH1 v3.0, whole genome shotgun sequence genome:
- the LOC108220473 gene encoding formate--tetrahydrofolate ligase-like, protein MYNIMSQSMVPHITLTINKISNFKWRERVKKPADIDELEGREDGYYVLVGGITPTSLGEGKSTTTIGLCQALGPFLDKKVVTCLRHPSQGPTFGIKGGAPGGGYSQVIPMDEFNLHLTGDIHAITVANNLLAAAIDARMFQESTQSDKALFNRL, encoded by the exons ATGTACAACATTATGAGTCAATCAATGGTGCCTCACATCACACTCACCATAAATAAGATTTCTAACTTCAAGTGGAGGGAAAGAGTGAAGAAGCCTGCTGATATAG ATGAACTCGAAGGAAGGGAAGATGGGTATTATGTATTGGTTGGAGGGATTACTCCAACTTCACTTGGAGAAGGGAAGTCAACTACTACTATTGGTCTTTGTCAAGCTTTGGGACCTTTTCTTGATAAAAAGGTCGTTACATGTCTTCGCCATCCATCACAAGGACCAACATTTGGAATCAAGGGAGGTGCACCAGGTGGCGGATATAGTCAGGTTATTCCAATGGATGAGTTCAATCTTCACTTAACAGGGGATATTCATGCGATAACAGTTGCAAACAACCTTTTGGCTGCTGCCATTGATGCACGAATGTTTCAGGAATCAACACAAAGTGATAAAGCGCTTTTTAACCGTTTGTGA